Proteins encoded by one window of Streptomyces sp. NBC_01477:
- a CDS encoding SCO family protein: MRTTIKTGAVALAAACALLLTGCGGSSGGSDSGSAQGAGSLADVSGANTKPGTVLDTPFAKPQLRLTDNHGKPFDLVKQTAGRPTLLFFGYTHCPDVCPTTMSDLALAKAKLPQADQDKLRVVFVTSDPERDTPARLTEWLGAMDKSFIGLTGDFTTIQAAARSVGVGIEAPVKEKDGSITVTHGAEVLAFWPKDDKGHVLYMSGTTAEEFAHDLPKIIRSEAP; encoded by the coding sequence ATGCGTACCACCATCAAGACCGGCGCCGTCGCACTCGCCGCCGCCTGCGCCCTCCTGCTGACCGGCTGCGGGGGCTCGTCCGGCGGCTCCGACTCCGGCTCCGCGCAGGGCGCCGGCAGCCTGGCCGATGTGAGCGGGGCCAACACCAAGCCGGGCACGGTGCTCGACACACCCTTCGCCAAGCCGCAGCTGCGGCTCACCGACAACCACGGCAAGCCGTTCGACCTGGTCAAGCAGACCGCGGGCCGGCCCACCCTGCTCTTCTTCGGCTACACCCACTGCCCCGACGTCTGCCCGACCACCATGAGCGACCTGGCACTCGCCAAGGCCAAGCTGCCGCAGGCCGACCAGGACAAGCTGCGGGTCGTCTTCGTCACCTCCGACCCGGAGCGCGACACCCCCGCCCGGCTGACCGAATGGCTCGGCGCGATGGACAAGAGCTTCATCGGGCTGACCGGCGACTTCACCACCATCCAGGCCGCGGCCCGGTCGGTCGGTGTCGGCATCGAGGCGCCGGTCAAGGAGAAGGACGGCAGCATCACCGTCACCCACGGCGCCGAGGTGCTGGCGTTCTGGCCCAAGGACGACAAGGGGCATGTGCTGTACATGTCCGGGACCACGGCCGAGGAGTTCGCCCACGACCTGCCGAAGATCATCAGGAGTGAGGCGCCGTGA
- a CDS encoding YcnI family copper-binding membrane protein — MSSFRMSHLRSRAATVAALAGATVLLAAVPAFAHVTVQPATAAKGGYTTVAFKVPNEQDSASTVKVEVNLPTDHPIASVSLQPVPGWTAQVTTSKLATPLKTDDGTVDQAVSKITWSGGKIAPGQFQQFPVSFGPLPSDAASLSFKTLQTYDNGDIVRWIEVPQAGQAEPQNPAPTLTLTAPEADGAATATGTPAPAPASDGKATEQASSGGSDSDGTARALGIAGIVVGAAGVGFGVFAGRRRTAGQDGSGGGAA; from the coding sequence ATGAGCAGTTTCCGTATGTCGCACCTGCGCAGCCGCGCCGCCACCGTCGCCGCTCTCGCCGGCGCCACCGTCCTGCTGGCCGCCGTGCCGGCCTTCGCCCATGTCACCGTGCAGCCGGCCACCGCCGCCAAGGGCGGTTACACCACGGTCGCCTTCAAGGTGCCCAATGAGCAGGACAGCGCGTCCACCGTCAAGGTCGAGGTCAACCTGCCGACCGACCACCCGATCGCGTCGGTCTCGCTGCAGCCCGTCCCCGGCTGGACGGCGCAGGTGACGACGTCGAAGCTGGCCACCCCGCTGAAGACCGACGACGGCACGGTCGACCAGGCCGTCTCGAAGATCACCTGGAGCGGCGGGAAGATCGCGCCCGGGCAGTTCCAGCAGTTCCCGGTCTCCTTCGGGCCGCTGCCCTCCGACGCGGCGTCGCTGTCGTTCAAGACGCTGCAGACCTACGACAACGGCGACATCGTGCGCTGGATCGAGGTCCCGCAGGCAGGGCAGGCCGAGCCGCAGAATCCCGCGCCGACCCTGACGCTGACCGCGCCGGAGGCCGACGGCGCCGCCACTGCTACGGGTACGCCCGCACCGGCGCCCGCCTCCGACGGCAAGGCCACCGAGCAGGCCTCCTCCGGCGGCAGCGACAGCGACGGCACCGCCCGCGCCCTGGGCATCGCCGGGATCGTGGTCGGCGCGGCAGGCGTCGGCTTCGGAGTCTTCGCCGGGCGGCGCCGTACGGCCGGGCAGGACGGCTCGGGCGGCGGCGCGGCCTGA
- a CDS encoding copper chaperone PCu(A)C produces the protein MLTDEAAAYVTVSNSGGTDAQLTSVTTPLAAHVTLHTTTGTTMRQVTSLTVPAGGRLVLGTGGAHMMLETLTHMPSVGERITLMLHFTHATPATVTLTVPVRPTTYHPRG, from the coding sequence TTGCTGACCGACGAAGCCGCCGCATACGTGACGGTGTCCAACAGCGGAGGTACGGACGCACAATTGACGTCGGTGACCACGCCGCTGGCCGCGCACGTCACCCTGCACACGACGACCGGCACCACCATGCGCCAGGTGACGTCGCTGACCGTGCCCGCGGGCGGGCGGCTCGTCCTCGGCACCGGCGGCGCCCACATGATGCTGGAAACACTCACCCACATGCCCTCGGTGGGCGAGCGGATCACCCTGATGCTCCACTTCACCCACGCCACGCCCGCCACGGTCACGCTCACCGTGCCCGTGCGGCCGACGACGTATCACCCGAGGGGCTGA